A region of Solanum dulcamara chromosome 7, daSolDulc1.2, whole genome shotgun sequence DNA encodes the following proteins:
- the LOC129894171 gene encoding guanine nucleotide-binding protein subunit beta-like protein codes for MAQESLVLRGTMKAHTDWVTAIATPIDNSDMIVTSSRDKSIIVWSLTKDGAQYGVPRRRLTGHGHFVQDVVLSSDGMFALSGSWDGELRLWDLQAGTTARRFVGHTKDVLSVAFSVDNRQIVSASRDKSIKLWNTLGECKYTIQDGDSHSDWVSCVRFSPNTLQPTIVSGSWDRTVKIWNLTNCKLRSTLAGHSGYVNTVAVSPDGSLCASGGKDGVILLWDLAEGKKLYSLDAGSIIHTLCFSPNRYWLCAATESSIKIWDLESKSIVVDLRVDLKQESEMAANDGGTAPKNKIIYCTSLSWSADGSTLFSGYTDGLIRVWGIGRY; via the exons ATGGCGCAAGAATCACTTGTCCTCCGCGGCACCATGAAAGCCCACACCGATTGGGTCACTGCTATCGCCACCCCAATTGATAACTCCGACATGATCGTTACCTCCTCCAGAGACAAGTCCATCATTGTCTGGTCTCTCACCAAGGACGGCGCACAGTACGGTGTCCCCCGACGCCGTCTCACCGGTCACGGCCACTTCGTCCAGGATGTTGTCCTCTCCTCCGACGGTATGTTTGCTCTTTCTGGCTCTTGGGACGGAGAGCTTCGCCTTTGGGATCTTCAGGCCGGCACCACTGCTCGCCGTTTTGTTGGTCACACTAAGGATGTTCTGTCCGTTGCTTTTTCCGTTGATAACCGTCAGATTGTCTCTGCTTCGCGGGACAAATCCATCAAGCTGTGGAACACTCTTGGTGAGTGTAAGTACACCATTCAGGACGGAGACTCACACTCCGATTGGGTTTCGTGTGTGCGTTTCAGCCCAAATACTCTTCAGCCAACTATTGTTTCTGGTTCCTGGGATCGTACTGTGAAAATCTGGAACCTAACGAACTGTAAGCTGCGATCTACTCTTGCTGGACACTCTGGATATGTGAACACTGTGGCAGTGTCACCTGATGGTTCATTGTGCGCTAGTGGAGGCAAGGATGGAGTTATCTTGCTCTGGGATTTGGCTGAGGGGAAGAAGCTCTACTCTCTTGACGCTGGCTCCATCATTCATACTCTCTGCTTTAGTCCTAACAGGTACTGGCTCTGCGCAGCCACTGAGTCTAGCATTAAAATTTGGGACTTGGAGAGCAAGAGCATCGTGGTGGACCTTAGAGTTGATCTCAAGCAAGAGAGTGAGATGGCTGCTAACGACGGAGGAACTGCTCCCAAAAACAAG ATCATATACTGTACCAGTTTGAGCTGGAGTGCTGATGGAAGCACACTTTTCAGTGGATACACAGACGGTTTGATTAGGGTCTGGGGTATTGGTCGTTATTAG
- the LOC129895679 gene encoding peroxisome biogenesis protein 3-2: protein MWEFWRRHKRKVYVTFGVLGSGYLLYKLYDGHRRRLSDLERELADERRNEELIRSQIKEHFEKIQTIADSTTLPHVMRHLSSRIEEDLDLTHLMERLMKGKDEPNSLTAAEKLELWDRLKISNFTRIVLSLWATTILSLYIRVQVNILGRHLYIDTARGLGSSIQLDEADLIDRDDEQQFLASADYLTNVGLPALISCFETATSEVLKGKQLKDFFNTTVLHDTILQILATFLSMGRPHHWMGFLMPEHAKLYNSAANSSSDRTEPSPASKFEQLMLEAQAVLSSSEFENILDMSLKTTVDVMMEDIRVLYGETNLKLGIPLAKLLPRLAHMSRSLLEEPNRDRYIQIVQNMPEVEMFFTLLYASTPAS, encoded by the exons ATGTG GGAGTTTTGGAGAAGGCATAAGAGGAAGGTATATGTTACATTTGGAGTTCTTGGAAGTGGGTACCTTTTGTATAAGCTGTATGATGGACACAGGCGACGACTCTCTGATCTTGAGAGGGAACTTGCGGATGAGAGAAGAAATGAGGAACTCATTAGATCCCA GATCAAGGAACATTTCGAGAAAATTCAGACAATAGCTGATTCAACGACATTGCCCCATGTAATGCGGCATTTAAGTAGTCGAATAGAAGAAGACTTGGACCTCACGCACTTGATGGAGAGGCTGATGAAAGGGAAAGACGAGCCAAATTCTTTAACTGCTGCAGAGAAGCTGGAGCTGTGGGACagactcaaaatttcaa ATTTTACCAGAATTGTGTTGTCTCTTTGGGCGACCACAATTCTAAGCTTATACATTAGAGTTCAAGTCAACATATTAGGGAGACATCTTTATATCGATACTGCACGTGGCCTTGGAAGCTCTATTCAACTT GATGAAGCTGATCTAATTGACAGAGATGACGAGCAGCAGTTTCTAGCCAGTGCAGACTATCTTACCAATGTTGGCTTGCCTGCcttgatttcatgttttgaaACTGCAACATCTGAAGTTCTAAAAGG AAAACAGTTGAAGGATTTCTTCAACACAACTGTACTTCATGATACCATTCTGCAGATATTGGCCACCTTTCTGAGCATGGGAAGGCCTCATCACTGGATGGGCTTTTTGATGCCAGAGCATGCTAAGCTATATAACTCTGCTGCTAACTCTAGCAGTGATAGGACAGAACCTTCGCCTGCATCCAAATTTGAACAACTTATGCTGGAGGCACAGGCCGTTTTGTCAAG CTCCGAATTTGAGAATATTCTGGATATGTCGCTTAAAACAACGGTGGATGTGATGATGGAAGACATAAGGGTCCTCTATGGAGAAACCAATTTAAAACTAGGCATTCCATTAGCTAAACTTCTACCACGACTTGCTCATATGAGTCGCAGCCTGCTTGAAGAACCCAATAGGGACAGATACATCCAAATTGTCCAAAACATGCCAGAAGTAGAAATGTTCTTCACCTTGTTGTATGCAAGCACACCAGCTTCATAG